The following proteins are co-located in the Candidatus Nitrotoga sp. AM1P genome:
- a CDS encoding glutamate synthase subunit beta, with product MGKITGFMEFRRISEHSLPVAERLKNYKEFIPRLTDQQTSVQGSRCMDCGIPFCTTGCPVNNIIPDWNDLVYRGNWKQALDVLHSTNNFPEFTGRICPAPCEAACTLTINDDAVGIKSIEHAIIDKGWEEGWVTPQPAQTKSGKRIAVVGSGPAGLACAQQLARVGHDVVVFEKNDRIGGLLRYGIPDFKLEKSHIDRRIEQMRAEGVEFRVNQHIGVQVSAQKLKDEFDAVVLTGGAEQPRDLPVPGRALQGVHFAMEFLPQQNRIVAGDVVPDQIKATGKHVVVIGGGDTGSDCVGTSNRQGAASVTQFEVMPRPPEQENKPLIWPYWPMKLRTSSSHEEGCQRDWAVATKELTGKNGKIEKLHAVRVEWKDGKMQEVPGSEIEMKADLVLLAMGFVSPMQQVLEAFGVEKDGRGNAKAVTEGAGYYQTSVDKVFAAGDMRRGQSLVVWAIREGRQAARAVDEYLMGSSSLPL from the coding sequence ATGGGTAAGATTACCGGATTCATGGAATTCCGCCGCATAAGCGAGCACAGCTTGCCGGTTGCGGAGCGCCTGAAAAATTATAAGGAATTCATACCGCGTCTGACCGACCAGCAGACATCCGTGCAGGGTTCGCGCTGTATGGACTGTGGCATTCCATTTTGTACTACAGGTTGCCCGGTTAATAACATCATCCCGGACTGGAATGATTTGGTTTATCGCGGCAACTGGAAGCAAGCGCTGGACGTGCTGCACTCTACTAACAACTTTCCAGAATTCACCGGACGAATTTGCCCTGCACCGTGTGAGGCGGCCTGCACATTGACCATTAACGACGATGCGGTAGGCATCAAATCCATCGAGCATGCCATCATCGATAAAGGCTGGGAAGAAGGCTGGGTGACTCCGCAACCAGCACAGACCAAATCCGGCAAGAGGATTGCCGTGGTTGGTTCTGGTCCGGCTGGCTTAGCTTGTGCGCAACAATTAGCTCGTGTCGGGCATGACGTGGTGGTATTCGAGAAAAACGATCGAATTGGTGGCCTTTTGCGTTATGGCATTCCCGACTTCAAACTCGAAAAGTCGCACATCGATCGTCGCATTGAACAGATGCGCGCCGAGGGTGTGGAATTCCGCGTCAATCAGCATATCGGCGTGCAGGTGTCGGCACAAAAATTGAAGGACGAGTTCGACGCTGTAGTATTAACGGGTGGGGCTGAACAACCACGCGACTTGCCAGTGCCCGGGCGTGCGTTGCAGGGAGTACACTTCGCAATGGAATTTCTGCCGCAGCAGAACAGAATCGTGGCGGGAGACGTGGTACCCGATCAAATTAAAGCGACGGGCAAACATGTGGTGGTGATCGGCGGTGGCGACACGGGTTCTGACTGTGTCGGTACGTCCAACCGTCAAGGCGCGGCTTCGGTGACCCAGTTTGAGGTCATGCCGCGCCCGCCCGAGCAGGAGAATAAGCCGCTGATCTGGCCATACTGGCCAATGAAGCTACGCACGTCCAGCTCTCATGAAGAAGGCTGTCAGCGTGATTGGGCTGTGGCGACCAAGGAATTAACCGGCAAAAATGGCAAGATCGAAAAATTGCATGCCGTGCGCGTGGAATGGAAAGACGGAAAGATGCAAGAAGTGCCGGGCAGCGAAATTGAGATGAAGGCCGATCTCGTGCTTTTGGCTATGGGCTTCGTCAGCCCGATGCAGCAGGTCCTGGAAGCGTTTGGCGTTGAAAAGGATGGTCGCGGCAATGCCAAGGCTGTCACTGAAGGAGCGGGCTATTATCAGACATCGGTGGATAAGGTTTTCGCTGCTGGCGATATGCGTCGCGGCCAGTCGCTCGTGGTATGGGCAATACGCGAAGGCCGCCAGGCGGCACGTGCAGTGGATGAGTATTTGATGGGTAGTTCCAGTTTACCGCTCTAA
- the hemE gene encoding uroporphyrinogen decarboxylase has translation MNFKLKNDTFLRALLRQPTDYTPVWMMRQAGRYLPEYCATRKRAGSFLDLCKSPDMATEVTLQPLDRFPLDAAILFSDILTIPDAMGLGLYFSEGEGPKFERPLRDEAAIKALRVPDINKDLRYVTDAVSQIRKALNGSVPLIGFSGSPWTLSCYMVEGGGSDDYARVKTLMYKEPKLMHHILEVTAQAVTQYLNAQIEAGAQTVMIFDSWGGVLSHAAYYEFSLPYLQQIVQGLKREHDGIKIPVIVFTKGGGLWLDSIADIGCDAVGLDWTMDIGVARQKVGHKVALQGNLDPAVLFATPEVICAETERVLASYGYGSGHVFNLGHGISQFTNPDNAAVLVQAVHGLSRKYH, from the coding sequence ATGAATTTCAAATTAAAAAATGACACCTTCCTGCGTGCTTTGTTACGTCAACCAACTGACTATACCCCCGTGTGGATGATGCGCCAGGCCGGACGATATCTGCCGGAATACTGTGCCACACGCAAGCGTGCCGGCAGTTTTCTGGATTTATGCAAAAGCCCCGATATGGCGACGGAAGTTACATTGCAACCGCTGGATCGATTTCCTCTGGATGCTGCGATTCTGTTCTCCGACATTCTCACCATACCGGATGCCATGGGTCTTGGATTATATTTCTCCGAAGGAGAAGGGCCAAAATTTGAGCGTCCCTTACGCGACGAGGCTGCTATCAAAGCGTTAAGAGTGCCAGACATCAATAAAGATCTGCGTTACGTCACCGATGCCGTGTCGCAAATTCGCAAGGCGCTGAATGGTAGCGTGCCATTAATTGGTTTTTCAGGCAGCCCATGGACGTTATCTTGTTACATGGTGGAAGGCGGTGGCAGCGACGATTATGCACGCGTAAAAACGTTGATGTATAAAGAACCCAAGCTGATGCACCACATTCTGGAAGTCACTGCACAAGCGGTAACGCAGTATCTCAATGCCCAGATTGAAGCAGGTGCGCAAACCGTGATGATTTTTGATTCCTGGGGGGGAGTGCTTTCGCATGCTGCTTACTACGAGTTTTCACTGCCTTACTTGCAGCAAATCGTGCAGGGGCTGAAGCGCGAACATGACGGCATTAAAATTCCAGTGATCGTATTTACCAAAGGTGGGGGCTTGTGGCTGGATAGCATTGCCGATATTGGCTGCGATGCGGTCGGGTTGGACTGGACCATGGACATTGGTGTAGCGCGACAAAAAGTGGGCCATAAGGTTGCGCTGCAAGGTAACTTGGATCCAGCCGTACTGTTTGCCACGCCGGAAGTTATTTGTGCCGAGACAGAACGCGTGCTGGCTAGTTATGGCTATGGCAGTGGTCATGTATTTAATCTGGGACATGGCATTTCTCAATTCACCAACCCTGACAATGCTGCGGTGTTGGTACAGGCAGTTCATGGCCTAAGTCGCAAATATCATTAA